In Bacillus sp. FJAT-45037, the following are encoded in one genomic region:
- a CDS encoding 3-ketoacyl-ACP reductase, whose product MSSLHGKNALITGAGRGIGRATAIAFAKEGINVGLVGTTLDNLEKVAAEVQELGVKASVAVADVTDLEAVGQATDQIKADLGPIDILINNAGIAKFGGFLDLTPSEWEKIIQVNLMGVYNVTRAVLPDMIERKAGDIINVSSTAGQKGAPVTSAYSASKFAVMGLTESLMLEVRKHNIRVTALTPSTVATDLAIEANLTTGNPDTVMQPEDLAELMVAQLKLNPRVFIKAAGMWSTNP is encoded by the coding sequence ATGAGTTCATTACATGGAAAAAACGCGTTGATTACAGGAGCCGGTAGAGGCATTGGCCGAGCAACTGCGATTGCTTTTGCAAAAGAAGGAATCAATGTTGGATTAGTCGGTACAACTCTTGATAATCTAGAAAAAGTAGCAGCAGAGGTCCAAGAACTAGGAGTTAAAGCTTCTGTGGCCGTTGCGGATGTTACTGATCTGGAAGCGGTTGGGCAAGCCACTGACCAAATTAAAGCGGATCTAGGTCCCATTGACATTCTCATCAACAACGCTGGAATCGCTAAGTTTGGAGGATTTCTCGACCTTACTCCAAGTGAATGGGAAAAGATTATCCAAGTTAACCTAATGGGTGTCTATAATGTGACAAGAGCCGTCCTTCCAGATATGATCGAAAGAAAAGCAGGAGACATTATTAACGTTTCATCAACAGCTGGTCAAAAAGGTGCGCCTGTCACGAGTGCATACAGCGCTTCTAAATTTGCCGTGATGGGATTAACAGAATCACTCATGCTTGAAGTGAGAAAACACAATATCCGAGTGACGGCACTAACCCCTAGTACAGTCGCGACTGATCTAGCGATTGAAGCAAATCTTACTACCGGCAACCCTGACACTGTTATGCAGCCAGAAGATCTTGCTGAACTGATGGTCGCACAACTTAAATTAAACCCACGTGTATTCATCAAAGCAGCCGGCATGTGGTCAACAAATCCATAA
- a CDS encoding tyrosine-type recombinase/integrase produces the protein MQQKTIRKFKRGQTNRTVKRVIEDLTLDDMYEKFILVKQTEALAPRTIADYHTNYRFFKVYINEMNPTVEEITLDLFRGFIGHMLNEKGLSPVTANVRIRTMRAFIRFCYLEGYIETPIHEHFKPVKTTEDTLESFTPTEIKSLLSSIDDELYTGFRDKVIVLVLLDTMVRVSELIAIKRENVDLKGGFIKLEAAFTKTRKSRTVPLSSKTIKLLNEYVKETDDFEDEFLFLTYDGQPITAATVRWNLTQYGKAAGITNKRVSPHTFRHTGALFYIMNGGDPFSLQKILGHSHMNMVRKYIQMSDTDVRRQHNSFSPLNSIFNK, from the coding sequence ATGCAACAGAAAACGATCCGAAAGTTTAAACGTGGTCAAACGAACAGAACAGTTAAAAGGGTCATCGAAGACTTAACGTTAGACGATATGTATGAGAAGTTTATTCTTGTTAAACAAACTGAAGCATTAGCTCCACGCACCATAGCTGATTACCACACAAACTATCGATTCTTTAAGGTGTATATTAATGAAATGAACCCAACTGTAGAAGAGATCACACTGGACTTATTCCGAGGGTTCATTGGTCATATGCTGAATGAAAAAGGTCTATCGCCTGTTACAGCTAATGTGAGAATACGTACGATGCGAGCATTCATTCGCTTCTGTTATCTAGAAGGCTATATTGAGACACCCATTCATGAGCATTTCAAGCCCGTTAAAACAACCGAAGATACACTAGAGTCATTTACCCCTACAGAGATTAAAAGCTTACTCTCAAGCATAGATGACGAATTATACACAGGATTCCGAGATAAGGTGATTGTTCTTGTCTTACTCGATACGATGGTGAGGGTGTCTGAGTTAATCGCCATCAAAAGAGAGAACGTCGATTTAAAAGGTGGATTCATCAAATTAGAAGCAGCCTTCACGAAGACTCGTAAAAGCAGAACAGTCCCTCTCTCCTCAAAAACAATCAAGCTCCTAAACGAATACGTGAAAGAGACGGATGATTTTGAGGATGAATTTCTATTCCTAACATATGATGGTCAACCAATTACAGCAGCCACCGTTCGTTGGAACTTAACTCAATATGGTAAAGCCGCAGGCATTACGAACAAGCGAGTCAGTCCACACACCTTCCGTCATACAGGAGCCTTATTCTACATCATGAACGGAGGAGACCCATTCTCGCTTCAGAAAATCCTAGGACATAGCCATATGAACATGGTAAGAAAATACATTCAAATGTCAGACACCGACGTAAGACGCCAACATAACTCCTTCTCGCCTTTGAATAGTATCTTTAATAAATAA
- a CDS encoding restriction endonuclease subunit S, whose product MVKKKKTMEELLEEALVPEETQPYHVPKNWVWVRFASLVKESKLGLVRSSKQQSDINPYSYLKMNNITTDGQLDLCSLVRVNAEDKEISVYELRDGDFLFNTRNSIELVGKSTIYSKTIEDPVLFNNNILRVRFLKHFTPEIINYYFISPHGKKSLSDVKSGTTSVAAIYAKNLNTVPIPIPPIHEQKRIAEKVERLLSKVDEAKQLIEEAKESFELRRAAILDKAFRGELTRETGLQNRSKSGDVYSIPNDWEWKLFKEIAKVKSNLVKPYDYLNHPLIAPDNIGKGNGQLIGYQTVQEANVKSAKHLFYKGQILYSKIRPYLSKVTIAEFDGLCSADMYPIETDINNDYLFWYMLSPFFVEKASTAGSRSVLPKINQKELGEIPVPVASKNSQQKVVEKIEKALLKEKIMLESLGGAYRQIEMLQQSILSKAFKGELGTNDPSEENAIELLKEVLQQQVK is encoded by the coding sequence ATGGTGAAGAAAAAGAAGACGATGGAAGAATTGTTGGAAGAGGCGTTGGTGCCAGAGGAAACGCAGCCTTATCATGTGCCTAAAAATTGGGTTTGGGTGAGATTTGCTAGTTTAGTGAAGGAGAGTAAACTAGGTTTAGTTAGGTCTAGTAAACAACAGTCAGATATTAATCCATATTCTTATCTTAAAATGAACAACATTACAACAGACGGTCAATTAGACCTTTGTAGCCTTGTAAGAGTTAATGCGGAAGATAAAGAAATATCTGTATATGAGTTAAGAGATGGTGACTTTTTGTTTAATACCCGCAATAGTATTGAATTAGTTGGGAAAAGTACAATATATAGTAAAACAATAGAAGATCCTGTGCTTTTTAACAATAACATCTTGAGGGTTCGTTTCTTGAAACATTTTACTCCTGAAATTATTAATTATTACTTCATTTCACCTCACGGGAAGAAATCATTAAGTGATGTCAAAAGTGGTACTACTAGTGTTGCCGCTATTTATGCTAAAAACCTTAATACAGTGCCAATTCCAATCCCTCCCATTCACGAACAAAAACGTATTGCTGAAAAGGTGGAGCGGCTTTTAAGTAAAGTTGATGAAGCGAAGCAATTGATTGAAGAAGCAAAGGAATCCTTTGAACTTCGACGAGCAGCGATACTGGATAAAGCGTTTCGTGGGGAGTTGACTAGAGAAACAGGACTTCAAAATAGGTCTAAATCTGGAGACGTATACTCGATACCTAATGATTGGGAGTGGAAGCTTTTTAAAGAGATTGCAAAAGTTAAATCGAATTTAGTTAAACCATATGATTATCTAAATCATCCACTTATTGCTCCAGACAACATTGGAAAAGGAAATGGTCAATTAATTGGGTATCAAACTGTTCAAGAGGCGAATGTAAAGAGTGCTAAGCATCTCTTCTATAAAGGACAGATTCTATATTCGAAGATACGACCCTATCTATCTAAAGTTACGATCGCTGAATTTGATGGATTATGCAGTGCGGATATGTATCCAATTGAGACAGATATTAATAACGATTATTTATTCTGGTATATGTTATCCCCTTTCTTTGTTGAAAAAGCATCTACAGCAGGTTCAAGGTCGGTGTTACCTAAAATTAATCAAAAAGAATTGGGTGAAATTCCTGTACCTGTAGCTTCTAAAAATAGCCAACAAAAAGTAGTTGAAAAGATTGAAAAAGCACTGTTAAAAGAAAAGATTATGCTGGAAAGTTTAGGAGGGGCTTATAGACAGATAGAAATGCTCCAACAATCTATCCTCTCCAAAGCTTTCAAAGGTGAGCTTGGCACAAATGACCCTAGTGAAGAAAACGCAATTGAACTTTTAAAAGAGGTTCTTCAACAGCAAGTGAAATAA